A single window of Acanthopagrus latus isolate v.2019 chromosome 1, fAcaLat1.1, whole genome shotgun sequence DNA harbors:
- the LOC119028006 gene encoding sialic acid synthase-like isoform X1 — translation MPLKFELCPGRMIGGNHPCFIIAEIGQNHQGDIEIAKKMIKMAKDCGADCAKFQKSELEYKFNKRALARPYTSKHSWGKTYGEHKRHLEFSHEQYRELQKYAEEVGIFFTASGMDEMAVEFLHELNVPFFKVGSGDTNNFPYLEKTAKKGRPMVVSSGMQSMETMRRVYKTVKEHNQNFAILQCTSAYPLEAEDVNLRVITEYQKEFPDIPIGYSGHESGINISVAAVALGAKVIERHVTLDKTWKGSDHSASLEPSELTELVRSIRLVERALGSGIKQMLPCEKPCHDKLGKSVVAKVKIPKGTVLTLDMLTVKVAEPMGVFAEDIFQLVGKKVMEDVEEDESVTPEVVDSYGKKAKC, via the exons ATGCCTCTAAAGTTTGAGCTGTGTCCCGGTCGAATGATCGGAGGGAACCATCCGTGCTTCATCATTGCCGAAATTGGACAAAACCACCAGGGAGACATTGAGATTGCcaagaaaatgatcaaaatggcAAAG GACTGTGGCGCTGATTGTGCCAAATTCCAGAAGAGTGAATTAGAGTACAAATTCAACAAGCGAGCTCTGGCGCGCCCCTACACCTCCAAACACTCCTGGGGCAAAACCTACGGGGAACACAAGCGCCATCTGGAGTTCAGCCATGAGCAGTACAGGGAGCTGCAGAAATATGCCGAGGAGGTGGGGATCTTCTTCACCGCCTCGGGCATGGATGAG atggCAGTGGAGTTCCTCCATGAGCTCAATGTGCCTTTTTTCAAAGTGGGCTCTGGAGATACCAACAACTTCCCCTACCTGGAGAAGACTGCCAAGAAAG GACGTCCCATGGTGGTGTCCAGCGGGATGCAGTCCATGGAGACGATGCGTCGGGTCTACAAAACGGTGAAGGAGCACAACCAGAACTTTGCCATCCTGCAGTGCACCAGCGCCTACCCTCTGGAAGCTGAGGATGTCAACCTCAGAGTGATAACG GAATACCAGAAGGAATTTCCAGATATTCCCATCGGGTATTCCGGCCACGAGTCTGGGATCAATATTTcagttgctgctgttgctttgGGGGCAAAGGTCATTGAGCGTCATGTGACCTTGGACAAGACGTGGAAAGGAAGTGACCACTCGGCCTCGCTGGAGCCCTCTGAGCTGACCGAGCTGGTTCGCTCCATCCGCCTGGTGGAGAGGGCGCTGGGGAGCGGCATCAAGCAGATGTTACCCTGTGAGAAGCCGTGCCATGATAAG CTCGGTAAGTCGGTGGTGGCCAAGGTCAAGATCCCCAAAGGGACGGTCCTGACTCTGGACATGCTGACAGTAAAGGTGGCCGAGCCCATGGGCGTCTTTGCCGAGGACATCTTCCAGCTGGTCGGCAAGAAGGTGatggaggacgtggaggaggatgagagtgTCACGCCGGAGGTGGTGGACAGCTACGGCAAGAAGGCCAAATGTTGA
- the slc24a2 gene encoding sodium/potassium/calcium exchanger 2 isoform X1 encodes MDFMLPVRRSQHTMASSSSAPLLGPDSSCSRHRYQGARRKLRPGRILGFIISIVAVSIFCSWSALSVATTLAKERESTTEGSAEAAVPQRTLLQHHNLSAAAEDTPVAMRSSDIEMNHGDYPTDYFSVEDRRQGYVVLHMFGMLYMFIALAIVCDEFFVPALTVITEKLEISDDVAGATFMAAGGSAPELFTSVIGVFISHSNVGIGTIVGSAVFNILFVIGMCALFSKEVLNLTWWPLFRDVSFYIIGLLMLIYFFLDNQITLGESISLLMCYTCYVTFMKFNAKVEFFIKSLLGSNQVDELETAPKVPAPDDENKLMAKPRLQREGSCASLHNSLMRNSIFQLMIHTLDPLSDEGRFKEKASILHKMAKHKCKEEAANANGVGGLSQILPPRKENSDKNIPNSSNVAVEVTPPMNGVAGGDEGEEEEDEDQPLSLAWPDTLRKQITYLIIMPIVFPLWLTLPDVRRESSERFFPITFIGAISWIAFFSYLMVWWAHQVGETFWITEEIMGLTILAAGTSIPDLITSVIVARKGLGDMAVSSSVGSNIFDITVGLPFPWLIYNVINDFKPVEVSSNGLFCAIVLLFLMLLFVIISIAACKWRMSKFLGFLMFLLYFVFLIISVMLEDKVIICPITV; translated from the exons ATGGATTTCATGCTACCAGTACGAAGGAGTCAACACACGATggcttcctccagctctgcGCCTCTTCTGGgccctgacagcagctgctccaggcACCGCTACCAGGGCGCCAGAAGAAAGCTGCGACCTGGACGGATTCTGGGATTCATCATCAGTATAGTGGCGGTCAGCATATTCTGCTCATGGAGTGCCTTGTCAGTGGCCACAACGTTGGCCAAGGAGCGGGAATCGACCACCGAGGGCTCAGCAGAGGCGGCAGTGCCCCAAAGAACACTTCTACAGCACCACAACCTGTCAGCAGCGGCGGAGGACACACCGGTGGCCATGAGATCATCTGATATAGAGATGAATCATGGTGACTACCCAACAGATTACTTCAGCGTGGAGGACAGACGCCAAGGCTATGTGGTGCTTCATATGTTTGGCATGTTGTACATGTTCATAGCCTTAGCCATCGTCTGCGATGAGTTCTTTGTTCCTGCGCTCACGGTCATCACGGAGAAGCTGGAGATCTCTGATGATGTAGCAGGAGCCACCTTCATGGCGGCAGGTGGCTCAGCCCCAGAGCTCTTCACCTCAGTCATAGGAGTGTTCATCTCCCACAGTAACGTCGGTATCGGTACCATCGTGGGCTCTGCCGTATTCAACATCCTGTTTGTGATCGGGATGTGCGCCCTGTTCTCCAAAGAGGTGCTGAACCTCACCTGGTGGCCTCTGTTCAGAGACGTCTCATTCTATATCATTGGCTTGCTCATGCTCATCTATTTCTTTCTGGATAACCAAATCACGCTGGGGGAAAGTATCAGCCTGCTGATGTGCTACACCTGCTACGTCACATTCATGAAGTTCAATGCCAAAGTAGAATTTTTCATAAAGAGCCTTCTGGGCAGCAACCAGGTGGACGAGCTGGAGACTGCACCAAAG GTACCTGCACCAGATGATGAGAACAAGCTGATG GCCAAACCCAGGCTGCAGAGGGAAGGCAGCTGTGCCTCGCTACACAACTCATTGATGAGGAacagcatctttcagctcatgaTCCACACCCTGGACCCCCTCAGTGACGAAG GACGTTTCAAAGAGAAGGCGTCGATCCTTCACAAAATGGCCAAGCACAAGTGTAAAGAGGAGGCTGCAAATGCCAACGGCGTAG GAGGGCTCTCCCAGATACTACctccaagaaaagaaaatt CTGATAAAAACATCCCCAACAGCTCGAATGTTGCCGTGGAAGTCACGCCACCCATGAATGGTGTTGCGGGAGGAGACGAG ggagaggaagaggaggatgaagaccAGCCTCTGAGCCTCGCCTGGCCCGACACCCTCAGGAAGCAGATCACCTACCTCATCATCATGCCCATCGTCTTTCCGCTGTGGCTCACGCTGCCTGACGTCAGGAGAGAG tcttcagAAAGGTTCTTCCCCATCACCTTCATTGGCGCCATTTCTTGGATTGCTTTCTTCTCCTACCTGATGGTGTGGTGGGCTCACCAg gTTGGAGAAACCTTCTGGATCACAGAGGAGATAATGGGTCTGACCATACTAGCAGCGGGCACTTCAATCCCTGACCTCATCACCAGTGTGATCGTGGCACGAAAAGGTCTCGGTGACATGGCCGTGTCCAGCTCTGTGGGCTCCAACATCTTTGATATCACTGTGGG TCTGCCCTTCCCCTGGCTCATCTACAATGTCATCAACGACTTCAAGCCGGTGGAGGTGAGCAGCAACGGCCTGTTCTGCGCCATCGTCCTGCTCTTCCTCATGCTCCTCTTCGTCATCATATCCATCGCGGCTTGCAAGTGGAGGATGAGCAAGTTCCTGGGCTTCCTCATGTTCCTGCTGTACTTTGTCTTCCTCATCATCAGCGTCATGCTGGAGGACAAAGTCATCATCTGCCCAATCACCGTCTGA
- the slc24a2 gene encoding sodium/potassium/calcium exchanger 2 isoform X2 yields the protein MDFMLPVRRSQHTMASSSSAPLLGPDSSCSRHRYQGARRKLRPGRILGFIISIVAVSIFCSWSALSVATTLAKERESTTEGSAEAAVPQRTLLQHHNLSAAAEDTPVAMRSSDIEMNHGDYPTDYFSVEDRRQGYVVLHMFGMLYMFIALAIVCDEFFVPALTVITEKLEISDDVAGATFMAAGGSAPELFTSVIGVFISHSNVGIGTIVGSAVFNILFVIGMCALFSKEVLNLTWWPLFRDVSFYIIGLLMLIYFFLDNQITLGESISLLMCYTCYVTFMKFNAKVEFFIKSLLGSNQVDELETAPKVPAPDDENKLMAKPRLQREGSCASLHNSLMRNSIFQLMIHTLDPLSDEGRFKEKASILHKMAKHKCKEEAANANGVADKNIPNSSNVAVEVTPPMNGVAGGDEGEEEEDEDQPLSLAWPDTLRKQITYLIIMPIVFPLWLTLPDVRRESSERFFPITFIGAISWIAFFSYLMVWWAHQVGETFWITEEIMGLTILAAGTSIPDLITSVIVARKGLGDMAVSSSVGSNIFDITVGLPFPWLIYNVINDFKPVEVSSNGLFCAIVLLFLMLLFVIISIAACKWRMSKFLGFLMFLLYFVFLIISVMLEDKVIICPITV from the exons ATGGATTTCATGCTACCAGTACGAAGGAGTCAACACACGATggcttcctccagctctgcGCCTCTTCTGGgccctgacagcagctgctccaggcACCGCTACCAGGGCGCCAGAAGAAAGCTGCGACCTGGACGGATTCTGGGATTCATCATCAGTATAGTGGCGGTCAGCATATTCTGCTCATGGAGTGCCTTGTCAGTGGCCACAACGTTGGCCAAGGAGCGGGAATCGACCACCGAGGGCTCAGCAGAGGCGGCAGTGCCCCAAAGAACACTTCTACAGCACCACAACCTGTCAGCAGCGGCGGAGGACACACCGGTGGCCATGAGATCATCTGATATAGAGATGAATCATGGTGACTACCCAACAGATTACTTCAGCGTGGAGGACAGACGCCAAGGCTATGTGGTGCTTCATATGTTTGGCATGTTGTACATGTTCATAGCCTTAGCCATCGTCTGCGATGAGTTCTTTGTTCCTGCGCTCACGGTCATCACGGAGAAGCTGGAGATCTCTGATGATGTAGCAGGAGCCACCTTCATGGCGGCAGGTGGCTCAGCCCCAGAGCTCTTCACCTCAGTCATAGGAGTGTTCATCTCCCACAGTAACGTCGGTATCGGTACCATCGTGGGCTCTGCCGTATTCAACATCCTGTTTGTGATCGGGATGTGCGCCCTGTTCTCCAAAGAGGTGCTGAACCTCACCTGGTGGCCTCTGTTCAGAGACGTCTCATTCTATATCATTGGCTTGCTCATGCTCATCTATTTCTTTCTGGATAACCAAATCACGCTGGGGGAAAGTATCAGCCTGCTGATGTGCTACACCTGCTACGTCACATTCATGAAGTTCAATGCCAAAGTAGAATTTTTCATAAAGAGCCTTCTGGGCAGCAACCAGGTGGACGAGCTGGAGACTGCACCAAAG GTACCTGCACCAGATGATGAGAACAAGCTGATG GCCAAACCCAGGCTGCAGAGGGAAGGCAGCTGTGCCTCGCTACACAACTCATTGATGAGGAacagcatctttcagctcatgaTCCACACCCTGGACCCCCTCAGTGACGAAG GACGTTTCAAAGAGAAGGCGTCGATCCTTCACAAAATGGCCAAGCACAAGTGTAAAGAGGAGGCTGCAAATGCCAACGGCGTAG CTGATAAAAACATCCCCAACAGCTCGAATGTTGCCGTGGAAGTCACGCCACCCATGAATGGTGTTGCGGGAGGAGACGAG ggagaggaagaggaggatgaagaccAGCCTCTGAGCCTCGCCTGGCCCGACACCCTCAGGAAGCAGATCACCTACCTCATCATCATGCCCATCGTCTTTCCGCTGTGGCTCACGCTGCCTGACGTCAGGAGAGAG tcttcagAAAGGTTCTTCCCCATCACCTTCATTGGCGCCATTTCTTGGATTGCTTTCTTCTCCTACCTGATGGTGTGGTGGGCTCACCAg gTTGGAGAAACCTTCTGGATCACAGAGGAGATAATGGGTCTGACCATACTAGCAGCGGGCACTTCAATCCCTGACCTCATCACCAGTGTGATCGTGGCACGAAAAGGTCTCGGTGACATGGCCGTGTCCAGCTCTGTGGGCTCCAACATCTTTGATATCACTGTGGG TCTGCCCTTCCCCTGGCTCATCTACAATGTCATCAACGACTTCAAGCCGGTGGAGGTGAGCAGCAACGGCCTGTTCTGCGCCATCGTCCTGCTCTTCCTCATGCTCCTCTTCGTCATCATATCCATCGCGGCTTGCAAGTGGAGGATGAGCAAGTTCCTGGGCTTCCTCATGTTCCTGCTGTACTTTGTCTTCCTCATCATCAGCGTCATGCTGGAGGACAAAGTCATCATCTGCCCAATCACCGTCTGA
- the LOC119028006 gene encoding sialic acid synthase-like isoform X2, translating to MGNGTDCGADCAKFQKSELEYKFNKRALARPYTSKHSWGKTYGEHKRHLEFSHEQYRELQKYAEEVGIFFTASGMDEMAVEFLHELNVPFFKVGSGDTNNFPYLEKTAKKGRPMVVSSGMQSMETMRRVYKTVKEHNQNFAILQCTSAYPLEAEDVNLRVITEYQKEFPDIPIGYSGHESGINISVAAVALGAKVIERHVTLDKTWKGSDHSASLEPSELTELVRSIRLVERALGSGIKQMLPCEKPCHDKLGKSVVAKVKIPKGTVLTLDMLTVKVAEPMGVFAEDIFQLVGKKVMEDVEEDESVTPEVVDSYGKKAKC from the exons ATGGGGAATGGAACT GACTGTGGCGCTGATTGTGCCAAATTCCAGAAGAGTGAATTAGAGTACAAATTCAACAAGCGAGCTCTGGCGCGCCCCTACACCTCCAAACACTCCTGGGGCAAAACCTACGGGGAACACAAGCGCCATCTGGAGTTCAGCCATGAGCAGTACAGGGAGCTGCAGAAATATGCCGAGGAGGTGGGGATCTTCTTCACCGCCTCGGGCATGGATGAG atggCAGTGGAGTTCCTCCATGAGCTCAATGTGCCTTTTTTCAAAGTGGGCTCTGGAGATACCAACAACTTCCCCTACCTGGAGAAGACTGCCAAGAAAG GACGTCCCATGGTGGTGTCCAGCGGGATGCAGTCCATGGAGACGATGCGTCGGGTCTACAAAACGGTGAAGGAGCACAACCAGAACTTTGCCATCCTGCAGTGCACCAGCGCCTACCCTCTGGAAGCTGAGGATGTCAACCTCAGAGTGATAACG GAATACCAGAAGGAATTTCCAGATATTCCCATCGGGTATTCCGGCCACGAGTCTGGGATCAATATTTcagttgctgctgttgctttgGGGGCAAAGGTCATTGAGCGTCATGTGACCTTGGACAAGACGTGGAAAGGAAGTGACCACTCGGCCTCGCTGGAGCCCTCTGAGCTGACCGAGCTGGTTCGCTCCATCCGCCTGGTGGAGAGGGCGCTGGGGAGCGGCATCAAGCAGATGTTACCCTGTGAGAAGCCGTGCCATGATAAG CTCGGTAAGTCGGTGGTGGCCAAGGTCAAGATCCCCAAAGGGACGGTCCTGACTCTGGACATGCTGACAGTAAAGGTGGCCGAGCCCATGGGCGTCTTTGCCGAGGACATCTTCCAGCTGGTCGGCAAGAAGGTGatggaggacgtggaggaggatgagagtgTCACGCCGGAGGTGGTGGACAGCTACGGCAAGAAGGCCAAATGTTGA
- the LOC119017583 gene encoding sialic acid synthase-like, whose translation MPLQFELCPGRMIGDSHPCFIIAEIGQNHQGDIEIAKKMIKMAKDCGADCAKFQKSELEFKFSKKALERPYNSKHSCEKNCHDKLGKSVVAKGAILKGTVLSLDMLAVKVGEPKGIPPEDMQKLVGKKMRTDVEDDDSILVDMIE comes from the exons ATGCCTCTGCAGTTTGAACTCTGTCCCGGTAGGATGATCGGGGACTCCCATCCATGCTTCATCATTGCTGAAATCGGTCAGAACCATCAGGGAGACATTGAGATTGCTAAGAAAATGATCAAGATGGCAAAG GACTGTGGTGCTGATTGTGCCAAATTCCAGAAGAGCGAATTAGAGTTCAAATTCAGCAAGAAAGCCTTGGAACGCCCGTACAACTCAAAGCACTCCTGCGAGAAGAACTGCCACGATAAG TTGGGTAAGTCGGTGGTGGCTAAGGGAGCCATCCTGAAAGGCACGGTGCTGAGCCTGGACATGTTAGCAGTGAAGGTTGGCGAGCCAAAGGGCATCCCTCCAGAGGACATGCAGAAGCTGGTGGGCAAGAAGATGAGAACGGACGTGGAGGATGATGACAGCATCTTGGTGGACATGATAGAATAA
- the xpa gene encoding DNA repair protein complementing XP-A cells — MKQTQPGVQSHFIHFYVLIVALESSMDPSKAGGPDATGPGPEQTPKLELSAAMRAKIERNRQRALMLRQARLASRPLSAVEGATSAKVSRTIDSGAGFFIEEEEDEEQEQRTRKVVHQPAPVIEADYLVCDDCQKPFMDSYLSNSFDLSVCDKCRDNEEKHKLISRTEAKQNYLLKDCDLDLREPPLRFVLKKNPHNPRWGDMKLYLKLQVEKRCMEVWGSEEALEEAKEAREDNREVQKQKRFNKKVKELRRAVRSSMWTKDTSVHQHQYGPEEVVDPEEDLYKKTCTTCGHELTYEKM; from the exons atgaaacaaacacaacctggtGTTCAGAGTCATTTTATACACTTTTATGTATTGATCGTGGCGTTAGAGAGCAGCATGGACCCGTCGAAGGCAGGGGGGCCGGACGCAACCGGTCCCGGTCCAGAACAGACTCCCAAACTCGAGCTCTCTGCAGCGATGCGGGCGAAGATCGAGCGGAACCGGCAGCGGGCGTTGATGCTCCGGCAAGCCAGACTGGCGAGCCGCCCTTTGTCCGCCGTGGAGGGAGCAACCTCGGCCAAAGTGTCCAGGACCATCGACTCCGGGGCCGGCTTCTTcatcgaggaggaggaggacgaagagcaggagcagaggacCAGGAAGGTTGTGCATcagccag CTCCTGTGATTGAGGCAGACTACCTGGTGTGTGATGACTGTCAAAAACCCTTTATGGACTCCTACCTCAGCAACAGCTTtgacctgtctgtgtgtgacaagtgcag AGACAATGAGGAGAAACATAAGCTGATTTCCAGAACTGAGGCCAAGCAGAATTACCTGCTGAAGGACTGTGACCTGGACTTGAGAGAACCTCCGCTTAGGTTCGTACTGAAGAAAAACCCTCATAACCCACGCTGGGGAGACATGAAGCTCTACCTCAAATTGCAG GTGGAGAAGAGATGTATGGAGGTGTGGGGTTCAGAGGAGGCTCTGGAGGAGGCCAAAGAGGCGAGGGAAGATAATCGAGAGGTGCAGAAACAGAAGCGCTTCAACaagaaggtcaaag AGCTGCGCAGGGCGGTGAGGAGCAGCATGTGGACCAAAGACACCAGCGTTCACCAACACCAGTACGGaccagaggaggtggtggatcCAGAGGAGGATCTCTACAAGAAGACCTGCACCACATGCGGTCATGAACTCACCTACGAGAAGATGTAG